The genomic window ACGACAAGTACCTCATGAATAGCAATCCTGCCCTTGTAGCCCGTCATATTACAAGATGAGCAGCCGCGCCCGCGCGTGATTTTGTCTACACTCATCCCTCTTTTTGCAAAAATCTCTATTTCTCGTTTAGAAGGTGCATTTTCCTCTGCACAATCTCGGCAAATTCTTCTAACAAGCCTTTGAGCGACAATTCCGCTAAGAGACGAGGCAACTAGAAATGGCTCAACTCCCATATCCATTAATCTAGTAATTGTACCAATAGAATCGTTCGTATGGAGGGTACTCAATACTAGATGCCCTGTAAGGGAAGCTCGAATGGCGACTTCCACTGTTTCCTTATCCCGAATCTCACCGACCATAATAATATTTGGGTCTTGGCGTAGAATAGATCGCAATCCTGCTGCGAATGTCATCCCGATATTGGAATTTACTTGAATTTGATTTACGCCCTCAAGCTGGTACTCAACTGGGTCTTCAATCGTAATAATATTCACTTCTTCACTATTTAACTGATTTAATGCCGCATATAAAGTCGATGATTTCCCAGAACCTGTAGGGCCTGTTAACAGTACAATTCCAGTAGGCTTTTCGATCATCTCCATAAATCTTTTTAAGTTTAATTTATTGAAACCAAGCTTATTAATATCATTTAAAGAACTGCCTAAATCAAGAATCCGCATAACAATTTTTTCCCCAAAAACAGTGGGCAGTGTCGAAACACGCAAATCTACAGGGTGAAAATCAAGATTGACTTTAATTCTCCCATCCTGTGGGACGCGGTGCTCGGTGATGTCCAAGTTTGCGATTATCTTAATTCTAGCAGTTAGCACACTCTGCATATGCTTCGGTAAAACCCGTTCAACCCTTAGTACACCATCTATTCTGTAGCGGACAACAACCTTCGTTTCTTGCGGATCAATATGAATATCACTTGCCTTCATCGCTACTGCAGTCGACAAAATTTGATTCACTAATTTCACTATTGGTGAATCCTGATCAGTAATTTTCTCTTCTTGAACCATCTCAGTTGGCTGATTATCAACTAGTAACTCTTCAAAGCCTTCATCAATGTCATAATACTTATTAATGGCTCTTAAAATATCGTCTTTCGTAGCAATCGCAGTCTCAATTTGAAAGCCAGTTGATAGACGCAGATCATCAATTGCAAAAAAATCCATCGGGTCTGCCATCGCGACAAACAGCTTGTCCCCATCTTTTTTTAATGGAATAAGAAGCTGGCGTTTTGCTGTTTCTTTCGGAATAATATTGAATAGCTTTGTATCAAAAGGATACCGGTACAAGCTAATATGTGGAATACCAAGCTGGAATTCAAGTACTTCAATAAGCTGCTGCTCTGTTATGTATCCCCTTTGAAGCAAGGCATCCCCAAGCTTTTGTCCATCACTTTTTTCCTTTAAAGTCAGAAGGAGCTGATCTTCTGTAATAAGACCAGCATATACAAGTAAATCTCCAAGCCGCTTCCGAATTTGTTTCATATATTATCCCTGCTTTTTCGAAATTATTTCATTTGTTCGTAAGATTTGCCCCAAAGGTCACTATTCGATTCAATTACTCCATTAGTCTCCTTTGCATCGTCAATTTCTGGTTGATTACTGTTTTGAGGACCCTCATCTGTAGACTCACTAGGCGGGCTCTCACTGCCAACTGCATCATTGGTAAGAAGACCATACACATCTATTTGATGAATAGGGGGATAATAATCTTCAGATATCACTTCACTTATTAGGAGAGCCCCTTTTTCATCATAAATCTCACGAATAACTTTAATGAATAATCCTTCTTTTCCTTGTCTCTCAACTACCTTTTCACCAGGTTTTAATAGATTATTATATTGCTTAATAATTTTAGGCTTAAAGCTTTGCTCATCCTTTGTAAGTACAGCATACTTATTTAAAAAGGACTTCCCTTTCAGCGAAAGGATTAACGTATTGTCAATAGATTCCATATTAATTTCAAATGGCACTTCATTCGGATTAGCAAAAATAAGATCTATATTTTTTTGTGAATCTACTTTTGCTTCAAAACCTATTGGGATATATCCCGGCTTTTCAATGCCGATATTTCTTTCAATAATAGCAAAATTAGTCGGCAAAATTAATTGATAGATTCCAGAAGATATGGCATTTATGGCTTCTGCAGACTCGTTCTTAAGTCCCTTTTCTTCTATCAACTCAAGCAGTGAGAACCTTTTATTAGCTGGAATCTCAATTGTGGAAAGTTTATCCAATATACTGCTAAAATAAATTGTATCTGTTTTAACTTGAACCTCTTGAATAACAACATCTTCGTTAGTACCTGAACCTGTAATATAGTCTTCAAGCTTTAATTCAAGTTGCTCAGATTGTAAAAGTGTTGCACTTTTTAACAAGTCTGTCTGTAATTTCTCAAAGTCAATAGATTGGGAATCTATTGCTGGGTAAGAATTCAAGATAGCATCTTCTAGAGTGTACTCTTCAAAATGAACATTAACCAAATTCTCTTGCCCATTTTGTGCTGTATTAACTGATTCCATAACATTAAAACGAAACAAAGCATTGTCTAACTGGATCTGACTTTCTTTAAAACGAATATTTATAACCATATCATCTAACCAAATGGTCAGCT from Bacillus sp. DTU_2020_1000418_1_SI_GHA_SEK_038 includes these protein-coding regions:
- a CDS encoding GspE/PulE family protein — its product is MKQIRKRLGDLLVYAGLITEDQLLLTLKEKSDGQKLGDALLQRGYITEQQLIEVLEFQLGIPHISLYRYPFDTKLFNIIPKETAKRQLLIPLKKDGDKLFVAMADPMDFFAIDDLRLSTGFQIETAIATKDDILRAINKYYDIDEGFEELLVDNQPTEMVQEEKITDQDSPIVKLVNQILSTAVAMKASDIHIDPQETKVVVRYRIDGVLRVERVLPKHMQSVLTARIKIIANLDITEHRVPQDGRIKVNLDFHPVDLRVSTLPTVFGEKIVMRILDLGSSLNDINKLGFNKLNLKRFMEMIEKPTGIVLLTGPTGSGKSSTLYAALNQLNSEEVNIITIEDPVEYQLEGVNQIQVNSNIGMTFAAGLRSILRQDPNIIMVGEIRDKETVEVAIRASLTGHLVLSTLHTNDSIGTITRLMDMGVEPFLVASSLSGIVAQRLVRRICRDCAEENAPSKREIEIFAKRGMSVDKITRGRGCSSCNMTGYKGRIAIHEVLVVSDDIRRTIMNGDSITKLRELAIKNKTIFLIDDGLLKVKQGLTTTEEVLRVAILE
- a CDS encoding VanW family protein codes for the protein MKNKQGVKIFIVLFLCTFFIFAFSHYGASAFNLMLNNIDTFDENTMVGNVNISDKTESEAMRAVDEQLTIWLDDMVINIRFKESQIQLDNALFRFNVMESVNTAQNGQENLVNVHFEEYTLEDAILNSYPAIDSQSIDFEKLQTDLLKSATLLQSEQLELKLEDYITGSGTNEDVVIQEVQVKTDTIYFSSILDKLSTIEIPANKRFSLLELIEEKGLKNESAEAINAISSGIYQLILPTNFAIIERNIGIEKPGYIPIGFEAKVDSQKNIDLIFANPNEVPFEINMESIDNTLILSLKGKSFLNKYAVLTKDEQSFKPKIIKQYNNLLKPGEKVVERQGKEGLFIKVIREIYDEKGALLISEVISEDYYPPIHQIDVYGLLTNDAVGSESPPSESTDEGPQNSNQPEIDDAKETNGVIESNSDLWGKSYEQMK